The Candidatus Nitrosocaldus cavascurensis genome segment ATCTTACACCATCTGAGCATCTAGCGCTTCCAACACCAGAGGAGGTTAAGGAAGGGTTGATAGCATACAGGATAGCAGCACATGCTGGGGATATAGTGAAGATAAGGGATAGAGCGATAAGGTGGGATGCTGAGATGACAAGAGCAAGGAGGATGCTTGATTGGGCTAAACAGATATCCCTTGCAATAGATCCTGAGGAGGCAGCAAGGATACACAACAGAGATGGACAGTTGCAAGGCAACAGTGTACCATGTACGATGTGTGGTTCAGCCTGTGTGTATATAATGCTGCCACAGCAACGCAGGTATGAAGTAGTAGAGGGAGAGGGAAGGGGAGGAGAGAAGGAGAAGGATGAGGAAGATGTAATCGTAAAAGGGAAGAATGAATAGGTAGAAGTAGAGGAGGATGCTCAGCGATATTGTTATGTTAGAATCAAGCATATCAATAATAAATAAATGCCTAGATCTGCTTTAGTTAAGCACCCACACTATATTTACAGATCGTACAATATACCCTTCTCTTACAAGAAGAGTTTTGATGATTTAAGCACTGCCTACCTCTCTTATTATGGTATCCGCTATATCCTCGGCAGATGAACCTTTATTTATCATTGCAAGGATCTGGTTACGCTTAGCAGCCCATACACTTGGCCCTATGCCCTTCTCACTCAATATACTCAAGACCTTCTCATACTTCTGCATCTGCTCTTGGCTCAAGAAGAGCTCATTACCCGCCATGATATCTGGCTTTATTATATCGATGTATATCTTATCCCCAACCTTTATACCCGATTCCTCATACTCCCTTATGCTCAACTTCAGTGTTGTTGTGAAGCCTCCCATCAACTGGCTTGCTATCATCTTGTTTAGGTTCTTCATAAGGTCCTCGAACGATGTGAAGTTACTCACCACCTGCACACCGAATGGACTCTGACCCTTCTCCTTGATATCCCTAGGCTCTGCTAAAGATACAAATACATAAGGGCTGCCATCTGGTGCTGCATCTATCCTCACAACTATATACTCCTTCCTCATGTTACTGGATAACACTAACCAATCTATAATGTTTGTGGTATGCATGAATGTATGGATTAGAAGCAAGGTTGATCAGCAGCCATACATAAGTTAGTGATGCTGTTATTACATTTTAATTATTGATACAGTATCTTAAATCAGACCATTATCAACCAATAGGTCCAACAACTCTGCTAGAGCATTAAGGATCTCCTTCTTGAATAGTCTAACCTGAATGTTGAACCTAACCACAAGTAGTATGGCAAGCATATCGTAATCTGTATGTGCTCTTCTCACCCATGCATGCTCTATAACATAGCCTGAGCCCCTCATGCCTACAACCCCTCTCCACTGCTTAATCCTTGAAAGTGCATCCTCTATGCTAGAGATTACATCATCTATGCTATAATCAGCATCATCCCTTATATTGAACTTAGCCATGGGCATATAGAGTAGGCCAGAGGTTATAGGATCACCATGCTTCAGCATCCTCTCAATTATCTCATACTCTCTTTCCTTTGGCTCTATCTGACCATAGTCTGGCTGGAAGTATGCTGCAACGTTCTTATCCTCATCGTATATCTTGAAGTAGTACTCCTCCTGCTCTATACCCCATCTCATGGTGATGAGTTGTGAAGAGGTATTTATAAAGAGTGAGAGAACTAGATTATTGTTGATTGATATATATGTATGTATTAATAGTGGATAGATGGATGGTTGATTGATTGATTAATTGATAGGTTGATGGATGGATGGATTTAGAAATAATACTAGAGTGCTTTGAACTGCTCAGTCCATCTAAGATAAGCCTTTATCATCTCCTGACTAACGCTAGGCTTCCTGTTCTTAAGTATCTCCTTAAAGTCGTTCATGCCTATGCTTCTTGTCTGAGCATTACCATCGAATGCCTTGCCACTCTCAAAGAGTTCATTTACAACCTTCAGTTGCACACCCTGGCATATATCCCTTATATCACTTGCTGAGTACCCTTCTGTTATCTTTGCAAGATCCTCAAGTTTAAGAGATGGATCTATGTTGAGTTGGGCAGTGTAGGATCTGAACATCTGTAACCTTGCATTGTAATCTGGTAAGCCTACGTATATCCTCTTCTGGAACCTCCTGAGGAATGGCCAATCTAGGCTCCATGGCTTGTTTGTAGCACCTATAACGTATATTGGTGATTTCCCAGACTTGCTAGTAATACCATCCATCTCTGTAAGGAACTGGTTCTTAACCCTAACCTCTCCTCCTATCTCATTGCTTCTTGTGCCTAACAGAGAATCAACCTCATCTATGAAGAGTATGACTGGCACGTTCTCCTTGCTAACAACTCTCCTTGCCATGGAGAATAACTTTGCTACATTCTTCTCAGCCTCACCAAGCCATTTGCTCATCATCGATGCTGCATCTACGTTTATGAAGTAACCTTCTATCTCGCTTGCAGTTGCTGCTGCTAGAAGTGTCTTTCCATTCCCTGGAGGACCATAGAGTAGTATACCCTTTGGCCATCCAAGAGGGAATAGATCTGGCCTTTGAGTAGGATATATTATGCTTTCTCTCAACGCTCTCTTTGCATCATCAAGGCCTATAACCTCGTCCCACTTCACATTTGGCTTATCCTTCAGTACTAGATCATCAAAATCAGCCTTGAGTATCTCAACGTTAGTATCATTGCTACTTAACCCATTACCATTACTCCTCTCACCCCCAACACTATCATGTCTAACCTTGCTGATTGCTGTATTTGCTTGCTCGCTACCCTTGCTGCTACCCTTATCCCCATTGACCATATCATGCATACCATCCAACCCTCTAGACTCCTGTAATGCTTTTATCCTGTTCTGATAGGCCTTTGCCCTCTCAACGTATATCTTGTTCAACTTGTAATCTGGGTAGAGGTGAACCAGCTTCAGCAAGGCATCAACTGCCTTCTGATAGTGGAGTATAGCATGTGGCTTTGCTCCCTGCGAATCTAACTTTATGGCCTCTGCAGCATGCTTACTTGCAATATTCTCTAATTCTTGGGGTGCCAGAGTCAATTAACACTCACCTGCATTACAGATAAGGATTTACCTATACCATAGTGTAAAATATAATAGCAAAGTAACTCAACTAATATTGACAACCATCTGCATACTGAACATATACCTTTATAGGTATATCTACTCTGTTATCCCATAGGATAATATCACTTTATATTTAGACGAGAAAGTTAACATCATCATCTCAATTAGTAGGTGAAATTGTGTTCATGCTAGATGGGAGTAAAGTAAACGACAGTAAACTTGACTAATTAATTAAGCATTCTAATGCTATATATCATATCATCTTTTATATGCATCGTAACCATCTATACTTGGTAATTCAATCCTCTCACTATATCCAAACTCTATCTTTGATTCTATGAATGATGTGCCTATCTTCTGCATTATACTCTGCATCTCTTGTTCCATCCTCTTTATATCAGATCTTATAGAGTTGAGTACGTTCATTGTCCTTTCAAGTAACATGAGCAGTTCTTGAATGTAGATGAGTGTATCTATACGAATAGTTATACTCTGCAATGCTAATTGCGTAGTCTTCATCAACGTCAATAGTGCAGTTATATCATCATTGCAAGGAGTGTCTAATGAAGCACCGCTACTACTACTGCTACTGTTGCTACTACTACAGATATTGTTATTAGAATTGCAACTACATGTGTAACCAAGGGTACGCAGTTCTAGATCTCTCTGCAACTTATTATAGAGGGAGGTTATGGATTTGAGCTCTAACTCAAGATGGGATACTGCAGATACAACCTTATCTCTTGCATCATGTACATTACGATTGAATACCATAACAAGTACACCTCTTGATCGCTGATTGTATATAATTAGTAGATAAATAAATAAAAAGTATATGATGCCTAATCATCATAATTGCTACCTCCTTCCTCTTCTAGTTCTCATCCTTCTTCTTGTTGTTTATCTACCCTCCCTATCTACTCACTAGCCCATTATCTTGCTATCCTCACTCATGCTAGGTAGATCTGGGAACTTCTCCTTCATCTTGCTCTCAACTACGCTTGCTGCCTCCTCAAGTATCTTTGTTGCTTCTTCATTAGCATACTCGAAGTTTATGTTATAGCCTCCAACCTGTCCTGCATCCATCAGTATACCTCCAAGCAGTTCAGATATCTCGCCCATCTCATTATCAACCTCAGGCATCATGCTTGCTAATCCTGATCTAACGTTCTTTACAACAGCCATTGCTGGGCTAAGCGTGACTACAACATCTCCAAGTTCTGTTATCGTGCTGAGCCTCAACTGTATCTGCTCCAATGCAAGCTTTGCTTGGTTCACCATCTTACTCAACTTTCTTATCTGAGCCAACTCATTTGAGAGTACTGCTGAGTACTGTGTATCATGCTGCTGTATGGATTGCACTATCCTCTTGAAGAGTAACTGATCCTTCTCCCTTAACTTCTGCGCTATACTATCAAGTTTCATTATCTGCATCTGTAACTTCCTCTGTGCATGCTCTATCCTTGGCTTGAGTGGTCCTGTGGGCTTCACTACACTCTGTAACTTCTCACCCATACCAGGCTCGTTTGGCTTGCTCCACTTTGATGCAAATGCCATATCTATTCACTAAGATCGATGCATCAAAGATGACTAATATGGAAGTGTATTGATTATTTGATCAACTCCACAAATAATATTTACTATAACACATCCATCAACTGATGGTAAAGGATTAATCATACATATATGCTAAACATTAGATAAGGCAAGAAGTGTATGGAAAGGGCAGAGAGGATAGCGTGTAGAAAGGCTGTCAAGTTACATGTATTCATGCCCAGTAATAGAAGGATCTGGACTGTTGTGGGCAATAGGCATGAGTACTGGATTCGTCCCCCAGATTACTGTACATGCAAAGATTACTACTTTAGGGCAAGGGCAGTAGCAATAGAAGAAAGGGGAGAAGGGAAGGCTTCATGCTACCATCTGAAGGCTGTTGAGATAGCAGAGGTTAGAGAGATGGTTGATGAGGTGCATTTTAATGATGATGAGTACGATGGCTTCATAAGAGCATTGATAGATATGATGTATAAGCAGGTAACCAAGGATAATGATTGTTAGTTAGACTTTTATCTTGCAGTAAGCAAGCAACAACAAGGAAGGTGATATGTTATGGGTGATGGAGCAAGTATAGGTGTGGGTTCTCCTGCTCCAGACTTCACTGCAGAATCTACACAGGGTAGGATAAGGCTCAGCAACTACAAAGGCAAGAGTGTAGTACTCTACTTCTATGTAAAGGATATGACCCCAGGATGTACAGTACAGTCAATAGGCATTAAGGATAGTATGGAGAGGATAAGGGCTCTAGGTGCAGAGGTTATAGGCATAAGCAGTGATGATCTAGAGTCTCACAAGAGGTTTGCAGCAAAGTATGGGCTGAACTTCCCACTGGTTAGCGATGCAGATAATAGCATAAGCAAGGCGTATGGAGTATTCAATGAGGAGAAAGGGAGGGCAAGAAGGGTAACCTTCATAATAGATAGGGATGGGGTGATAAGGCATATAATGAATAGAGTCGATGTTAAGAGCCATGCAGATGATGTTATAGATATGCTCAAGAAGCTACAGTAGTTATGATGAAGTTGATTTATTATATGTATGTTGTACCATTGTGGTGGTGTGAAGATGAATGTACTTGTGCTTGGCTCTGGTGCAAGGGAGCATGCCATAGGCTGGAAGGTTGCCAACAGTAGTAAGGTTGAGAAGGTATTCTTTGCTCCTGGTAATGGTGGCACAAGGCTTGCTGGCTATGAGAATCTAGGCATAGGGATCAAGGAGCACGATAGACTCTTGAGGTTTGCGATGGAGCATGAATGCTTAACCATAGTTGGACCTGAGGAGCCATTGGCAATGGGCATAGTAGATCTATTCAAAGGTAATGGTCTAAGGATACTTGGCCCAAGTAGGGATGCAGCAAGGTTGGAGAGTAGCAAGGTATGGGCAAAGGAGTTCATGAAGAGGCATGGTATACCAACAGCAGAGTTCAAGGTTTTTGATGAGCCAGAGGCTGCAAAGGATTACATTGCAAGGAGCAAGAGGGATGATGTTGTAGTTAAGGCAGATGGGCTTGCTGCTGGGAAGGGTGTAGTAGTGTGTAGTAGCAAGGCTGAAGCATACAACGCAGTAGATATGATCATGAAGGATAGGGTATTTGGTGATGCTGGTAATAGAATAGTGCTGGAGGAGAGGCTCTACGGGGAGGAGGTATCCTTCATATGCATGAGTGATGGAAAGCGTATCATACCATTGGCAACAAGCCAAGATCACAAGAGGGTATATGATAACGATGAGGGTCCAAACACTGGTGGCATGGGTGCATACTCCCCCAACCCTATCATAGATGGTAAGATGCATGAGTGGATAATGCGTAATATAATGCAGAAGGCTATAGATGGGTTAAGGCATGATGGTGTTGAGTTCAAGGGCTTCCTATACGCTGGGCTTATGCTTGTTGGTGATAAAGCATATGTTCTAGAGTTCAATGTAAGGCTTGGTGATCCAGAGACACAGGTTATACTTCCAAGGCTTAGATCTGATCTTATCTATTATGTTGAGCACTGCATAGATGGTACTCTAGACCAGGCTGAGGATATGGTATGGGATGAGAGGGTAGCAGTATGTGTAGTGCTAGCATCTAAAGGTTATCCTAATGCGTATGAGACGGGCAAGGTCATAACAGGGCTTGATGATCTTAATAGTATGTACAGCAATGGTGATCATCTTGTATTCCATGCAGGTACAAAGGTTACAGATGATGGTAGAATAGTAACAGATGGAGGCAGGGTTCTAAGCATAGTAGCATTAGGTAGTGATATGAAGGAGGCTATAGAGAAGGTCTATTCTGCAGTTAATAGAGTACACTGGGAAGGGATGCATTACAGAAGGGATATAGGGAAGAGAGCGTTAAGGTATTTATTGAATAGATGAGTTGTTATCTTTTGATGATTAACATAGGAGGAAGTGAGTGGATAATCATAGTACTTCTCTTCCTCATACTCATAGTTGGGAGCAAGCATCTACCAAGTTTAGGAAGGAGCATAGGTAAGGCAGTTGGAGAGTATGAGAGGGCAAGGGCAAGTATAAGGAGGGAACTTGATAGGATGAATGCTAATACCAATACCAACACAAGTATAGGCTTAACTATACCCATAAAGGGTCCAGTAAGTAGCGAGAGGGAGAAGTTGGAGGCTGTAGCAAGGGCATTGGGTATAGATCCCAATGGAGTGAGCGATGATGAGTTGAGGAGGCTATTGCATGAGAGGCTAAACAGCAAGTAATATTTTTATAATAACCTTAATTGCAAACATCCCCATAATATCACATAATACTTCTTCACATCCCTTAGGAAGCTTTATTTATTAGCAACTTACACCTGCATGTATGTCAGATATAAATCCATTCGAGAATGCACTGAAACAGTTGGATGAGGCAGCAAGGATAATGCATCTAGATGAGGGGATGCATGAAGTGCTTAGAACACCAAAGAGAGTGCTCACAGTATCCATCCCTGTTAGGATGGATGATGGCAGGGTTAAGGTCTTCATAGGGCATAGAGTGCAGCATAACGATGCAAGAGGCCCATACAAAGGTGGCATAAGGTACCATCCACAAGTAACGCT includes the following:
- a CDS encoding AAA family ATPase: MTLAPQELENIASKHAAEAIKLDSQGAKPHAILHYQKAVDALLKLVHLYPDYKLNKIYVERAKAYQNRIKALQESRGLDGMHDMVNGDKGSSKGSEQANTAISKVRHDSVGGERSNGNGLSSNDTNVEILKADFDDLVLKDKPNVKWDEVIGLDDAKRALRESIIYPTQRPDLFPLGWPKGILLYGPPGNGKTLLAAATASEIEGYFINVDAASMMSKWLGEAEKNVAKLFSMARRVVSKENVPVILFIDEVDSLLGTRSNEIGGEVRVKNQFLTEMDGITSKSGKSPIYVIGATNKPWSLDWPFLRRFQKRIYVGLPDYNARLQMFRSYTAQLNIDPSLKLEDLAKITEGYSASDIRDICQGVQLKVVNELFESGKAFDGNAQTRSIGMNDFKEILKNRKPSVSQEMIKAYLRWTEQFKAL
- a CDS encoding Snf7 family protein, giving the protein MAFASKWSKPNEPGMGEKLQSVVKPTGPLKPRIEHAQRKLQMQIMKLDSIAQKLREKDQLLFKRIVQSIQQHDTQYSAVLSNELAQIRKLSKMVNQAKLALEQIQLRLSTITELGDVVVTLSPAMAVVKNVRSGLASMMPEVDNEMGEISELLGGILMDAGQVGGYNINFEYANEEATKILEEAASVVESKMKEKFPDLPSMSEDSKIMG
- a CDS encoding peroxiredoxin; this translates as MGDGASIGVGSPAPDFTAESTQGRIRLSNYKGKSVVLYFYVKDMTPGCTVQSIGIKDSMERIRALGAEVIGISSDDLESHKRFAAKYGLNFPLVSDADNSISKAYGVFNEEKGRARRVTFIIDRDGVIRHIMNRVDVKSHADDVIDMLKKLQ
- the purD gene encoding phosphoribosylamine--glycine ligase, producing the protein MNVLVLGSGAREHAIGWKVANSSKVEKVFFAPGNGGTRLAGYENLGIGIKEHDRLLRFAMEHECLTIVGPEEPLAMGIVDLFKGNGLRILGPSRDAARLESSKVWAKEFMKRHGIPTAEFKVFDEPEAAKDYIARSKRDDVVVKADGLAAGKGVVVCSSKAEAYNAVDMIMKDRVFGDAGNRIVLEERLYGEEVSFICMSDGKRIIPLATSQDHKRVYDNDEGPNTGGMGAYSPNPIIDGKMHEWIMRNIMQKAIDGLRHDGVEFKGFLYAGLMLVGDKAYVLEFNVRLGDPETQVILPRLRSDLIYYVEHCIDGTLDQAEDMVWDERVAVCVVLASKGYPNAYETGKVITGLDDLNSMYSNGDHLVFHAGTKVTDDGRIVTDGGRVLSIVALGSDMKEAIEKVYSAVNRVHWEGMHYRRDIGKRALRYLLNR
- a CDS encoding twin-arginine translocase TatA/TatE family subunit; this encodes MINIGGSEWIIIVLLFLILIVGSKHLPSLGRSIGKAVGEYERARASIRRELDRMNANTNTNTSIGLTIPIKGPVSSEREKLEAVARALGIDPNGVSDDELRRLLHERLNSK